The genomic window TAGTGGCTTAACAGAAGTAATTTGCTTAttgttttctaaacaaaaataataaacctACAGAACTTGTTTGTGTGGAGAtgtagaaatgtattttaaataccaaTTTAATACTAATACTTTAATTTATGCTGATTTAATACtaatgcttttattattttttcatttaccaGATTCATGGGAAGCTCTGCATATTTTGTTTGCTCTGTGAGGCTTATCTCAGGTGGTTGCAACTACAGGATTCAAGCCAAAATACAGATCCTGATGACTTAATAAGATATGCCAAGGAATGGGATTTTTATAGAATGTTTGGTATAGCTTCTCTAGGTAAGATCGATGATTAGTTCATGTAACTATTTACTCTTTAAGCACTGAATAACTTCACGAGTCTTTCATCAAGCCTGtattgcaaaaattaatacagaCTGGATGTCATGTCCTACCCAGTATGGTTAAACGATTATACACATACTCTCTCATTTGCCTTCATTTAATGCAAATGCGTATTTCGATCCTGATTACAGTTCAGACTGATGTAATAAGCTTTAGATACCAAAGCACTGAAAAGTAGCAATATTCAGAAATCTTCATCTGAATCCATCTACATAGTTTTGAAGACCAATGTAGAGTTCAGCCTTATTCCATATTTCATGTTGACTCcaaggtttatttttcattaaggTGATGCAACGTTAAGGATGATTCGTATAGAAGTAAACGATAATCGGGAAAAGCTGtatctgctttttttggttttttacatgAATACACAAAGATACAGAGCAGTGTCATCACTGGTAAAGAGTAAATAGTTGGGTGCTGCAAGACTAAATTTGAAGGCAGGGgagggtttttgttttattttggttaatACTTTTATTCTCATGTTTTTTCTGATGATGGAGTTTAAATCAAGCCCACAGACTAAAACTAGTATTTCCCTTAGACATTCAGATTTTAACTTCAGTCATTTATTGTCTAGTGTTGCTCTAATTAGGCTTTCATAACTGGTCAGTAAAAAtgttggaaattatttttcagtagtaaTTCATCTGTTAGTTGTCGAGAGAGTTGCTTTGACATCTGCATTAATACCAGTGTTACGCAGGGATGTGGTGTGAAAAAAAGTCTAATAGCTCAATGATATTTTCGCCTTAGTGTTCTTTCTCATGCTGGATGGAAAGGGTTCATTGCTGGTGACCTTTTCAAAAAAGTCAAgtattgattttgttttacagcTAACAGAcagttgaaaaaaaccctctccttttgttaaaaaggaaaagtaaaggAAGTTCGTATGCTAAACTTCCTATGTTGTACGATGTCAGAAATCGCATGTATGACAATCCTACAGACAGAATTCTGTGACAGAATTATTTTGAATGTCATGAATGAACACAGGAGATGGAGGACATGTTCATGTTTGCATATGTCCTTTAAATAGCAGTGGCTCAGTTGCatcatttcactgaaattcatTGAAAAAAGGACTTGATTTTGGCACTTCATTCTCTCTTTCCAACTCCTCTTATTTCCCCTTAGAACAAACTTCATTTTTGcttggcatttttatttctttatggtGGATGAGACCTGAGATGCTGAAAACAAAGTCTGACTTCATTTTACTTCTCAAAGCACTACTGTTGTCAAGCTATGGAAAGCTTTTGCTAATTCCAGCTGTTATTTGGGAACATGACTACACGCCTTTGTGCCTTGCGTTTATTAAAGTGTTTGTCTTGATATCAAACTCTCAGGCAATTAGAGgtatgtttctgcttttttattactaCGTTATTTGTATAGAATGTGTGCGAGAGAATGCAGCTGTTATAGAAGCCATTATTATtctgttaaatttttttaatcagtatcAGATATGTGACTGAAATAGCCCTAGcttaaaacttttatttagACTTTAATAGAAAgtgaatgaaacaaaacattttattaaaaaaagaaaaagtacctCTCATCTCACCATCATCTCTTTGTATATGCTGTATTATATCTGTCAGATCCATCAGTTAGAATTTGAGAAAACTCATCGTGGATCATGAAACATAAAGTAGAATTCTTTGTGTGTCTGGAAGATGAAAATTTCATGTTAATTTTATGCATGGCTTTGGAATGCAGACTTTAACAGATTTGTGTGATTTCTTACACAAATTAGTAAGAATTCTCACATGGTTTCTATGATCTTCTTAAATGGTGAtacatttgttctgttttcttttgcagttacATTGAACTTGAACCGAATGCTCCCTTGGTTGGCCATCATCTTTGGATTAGTTTTGGAAAATGGTGTGGTCTACTTGTTCCAGAAAATGGGATGGGATTTTTGAAACATCAGTCCAGATCTGAAGAAATATCAACAACATGATGATCATTTTCTAAGAATGATCTCTGCCAGCAAGATCCAAAGACATTATTTTCATAATGATAAAGAAggtgacagaaaacaaaaacttgcATTAGTAGTGAGTGTAGACAGTTTTAGGATGAGTTAAAATGAGAAACTTCAGAAGTTTGGCTATTTAATGTGGTGAGCCATAAAACCTCTGCCTTAGCTTGtttattttcccattaaaaatatGATTGTGTCACTATCCTAATAGCTTTATAAATCTGGCTGCATAGCTATGGCTGTAACAAAAAAGGTacactaaaataaaattcatcaCTGTTACCAATCACTGCATTTTGGCAGAAAGAGGAGGATGAATTGTTCcctgaagaggaaagaagagagtcagtggaaaaatgtaaaagccaAAATTgatattttcacaaaaacagattttcaaagaGAGAAGTGAACATGTGCAAACAGATTATTAGAGAAAAGGCAAGTATTGTGGAGTAAAACTACAGTGGGAAAACTAAGGTGCCTTCTCTGGAATGTTTATGTAACaatctaaaataataaaatatctaGTTCCAGAGTCATCTCTGGAACTGTAGTTTTAACTGGCTTGAAATTTTATGTGATCTCATAAACACTGCTGCTTTGttctgaaagctgaaaagagagcaaaaggaCTCTGATCCCCAGCATACACGGTTGTTTGGGATACCGCTGCTTCTGCATTTAATGTTAAGCCACTTCCTCCACACCCAGCCTTCATCTGGCAGCAGGTTTAGTGGAAGCAAAAGTGAAGTATGAGGCTGCTCTGCAATAGAATAgtacttgttaaaaaaaacaaaacaaaaacatgtttaGGCCTAAATTAGTGAAGAAACAGTTATAGAAGTTCTGCACCTTTTTCCCCAGCAGGCAAAGAGGGCTAGATGACCCATAAAGGAACTGGCAGAATAGGTTTCCTCAAGACTGTAATTAGGACACAAACCTACTTCTTTTGGGCAGACCGGTTTCCATGATGTTCTATCCAATGTTTAATTCTCCTGCTTCAGTTCTGGAAGGATGTACTATCTACAGGTATTACTTCcattcttcattttcctcagaTGCAGGATCCTATCTGTGGTTTGCAAAATGCATCAAATAACATTTTGCAACATCTTCAAGTTAATTCCAAACAGGTTTAGAGTAAGTCTAGATTATGACCACAGAAGACATCAGACATGTTTTCTGATGCAACTGCCCGTGCTACAGTAAGTTTTTTTGgtcagaaaagcaaatggttgCTGATTCTGTTTTAATAGGTCAGAGGCAGACACCACTCAGGCACCATTTGTGTTACAGTTGACATCTTTCTGACCATGTGATGGTATGGCtagagaaggcaaaaaaaaccccaaattgcAACCTCTTTTAAGTACATGAGACAGTTTAACACTGCAACTGCCCCAGCAAGCACATAGTTGTGAAGGTGTATGAGGGATCCACCTTGCTACTGGTGTGAATCAGTGGCCAGACAATTGCGTGTAGGTGTGCAGTTGCTCATTGGCTGAGCAACAGCTTTGGCAACAAGGTACTTAGAACATGCTTTGCTTTACATAATTAGATGTGGGGAGATAGTCCACTcccaaaagcttttttaaaaacagtatgtTGCCAAATGTGCTTTGAGTAGTGCTCATCTTCCTCCCGCACCACCAGCACATAGTGTTGCAACAGAGGCTGCAAGTTGAGAGGGtacaaagggaaagagcagtAGATCTTTTAGAAAAGCTTCAGGGATGCTGGTCTggcctgttttcattttcctccttcacCTTCTGCCTTGAGTTTAAGAGGGAATGAAGTTGTACTGCAGCAGAGAGGATGACAGAAGAATATGCAATAGGAAAATGCTGGTGCCTGCAGAGCCAAACCCTGTTTTGTTATTGTGGCTGTCATCTGGCTTTTACTCAGCTCTCTGTTCATCTTAGTACAACCTTAGCATGGCAACTGATAAAGTTTCTCACCACTCTGTATGTCCCTCTTCAAGAAATGTACATTCTTTCTACTGCCAATTTTGTGTTTCTAATGATGTAGCAACAGTGCTTTGGTTTGTTCGTCTTaggttaaattatttttttttttaattaatgttgtGTGTCATGATTACAcacaaaagatttctttttcagaagtttcttcCTTGACTGCTCTGGCACTGGTTTCAGTCTTAAATGTGCTCCACTCAGCCTTTAGTGTGACTAATGCAAGGGGAAGATTTTGCATTACATGTAATGTAAATATTGTCTACTCAGCAGCAAAATTGTAAATACACTGTATATAAATTTTGTTTAGGAACAGTTTTCTTAAActttattttgaattaaaaataattatttcagcaCATTTTTTGAGTTTTATTCAGAAGATGTAAAATGGACATGAACGCATTCCAAAAGAAGTGCTTATCTATTGTGTCACATATGCCAATAACATATCAGTTATGCACGCTGTACTGCTATCAGGAGCCACCACTGTCCGTATGCAACTTTgaggatggagaagaaaattaagagcTACAGAGCTGTGGAGCGAAAGCAGGTGTTGTACAGGTTTTCAGTCTTCAGAGGCTTCATTACTAGCGATGCAGGACATTCTGCCTTGTGTGGTTTTATGGCTACTCATTTACCAGAACTAACATGACAAATACACTAATATTTCATAAATCTAGGGAGAACTTGAGGATGCCCTCTGTGTGTGTGGGCAGGTGTGTGTGCATTTTTGATGCCTTTGGAAAATTATTCCGTATCTCAAATGCTTGAGAGAACCTAGCCTATTTTAAGGTCCTGCCTATTTCAGACAGTCATCtctctcacttttactcttttttgtcttttgagcTCCTCTTCTTTCATAAACTCTTTGTAATGAAACAGTCATCTGTGCTGGAAGATATATGACAAATAGCCTCCCCTTTCTATGTATCTTCAATTGCTTCCTTAACTTACAGGAAAGGACTTGCTTGGGTTGAAAATGTAACAGCCTGCAAATGAACCCATGTAAACTCTTTGAGTTTTGCTTAGAATCAAAAGGGTTGTCGTGGACTATGGGAAACTAATCGGCCTGTGGAGCAAATTCTGGAATTCTGTCGGATGAAATGCACAGAAGAACCAGTGATGTTATTCAGACTTGGGTTGAGCAACGGTTTAGGGATTGTGCGGTGGGACCTGGGAACTTTAACTGGGTCTGTAGGTCAGGTAACAAGTATTTAGAAATTACTCTACACAAAATTGGAGAATTAGAGTATAAGCTAGGAAGGGTTAAAAGAATATAGATGTCAGGCAGACTTCTACAAAATTAAACAGTTGAGAAGACTATAAGAACTAAGGAGATAGAATctcaagaaaaattaatatgtAAGAAAAGATGCAGTATAGATGAGTGTATGATTAAGCAAATATATGGAAGTCCTACCTCTAAATTTTCAAAGGACGAACATGAAGGAAGAATATGATTTATTGTAGACATTCTTGTAATAGTCTAAATGATAACATGGAACGGCAAAGGATGTCTCCCAAACAGTACAGTCTATGGGTTTCCCTAGAAAAGTTACTGATAACCTCATTACTTCAGTGATTTGCACTCCATCCTTGAAAATGCACTTTTATGAACAGAATTACCAGTTGTACGGAGATAGATAGAATTAATCACTGTGAATAGGAAGGTCTGTGCAACTGTAGACCTTCTCCCTTCATTGTGCAATAGTGTGTGTTGCGTTAGGTTTTGCTGGTGGAGGCAAGGGCTACTACCCTCATGACCTTGTGCAAGTACAGACAAGCGAATCCTTTCTGCCATGAGAAGTCGTATCTCAGGCATATAAACTGCCATTTGTTAGCCCAGTCTTcactgaactgaaaataaaataggacATCTGCACTGGAAAACTATTAGCAGCTGATTTCTCATAAAACAAGAAAGCCATTGTTTTTCAGGAGCTTGCGTGCTTTTGCATGCAATTGGGTAGTGTTAAGCACCACAGTGCCATCTGGAGTTGAAAAGTAAGGCACCATTGTTTCCAAAACTGGAAGGAACATAAAAGCACTATGAATGTGTATTcttctaattaatttttgttttgtaaaatcaCAAATTCAGGCTTTGACAATTAACATTCATTTTCAGTTTGGAGAAATGTTAGAGTGAAGTTAGTGATGAAAAACATGTcacaaaatacttgttttggTGACTTGGTATCGAGGTCAATTCAATATATGTACCATGAAAgctataaaatgcaaattatttagCACGGCATCTCTTTGTTTAAGACACAAACAGTCCGGCAAGCTGGGATTATTCTGAGTAGCCTTGCTGAGCTCAGAGAAAATCCATATGGCAAAAGATATAGTAAATGCAGTCCTCCAATGCTAAAAATCAATAgaaattttgttgctgaattaaTTTGAAACCCAGGTTGCTGCAGTTAGAATTCACAGGAAGGTGTATATAACAAGATTCCCATTTTCTCCCTGCCTCTTACAATGCTGTTCTGACCTTCTTAAGTCTTTTCTATAATGCTTACTATATTACTGAGGTGGCTAGAAAGAAGATCTGAACATGAGGAGCTTTGTAAAATCTTTTTCCTAAACATGATCTGCTGTCCTAAATTTGTAAAGCTCTTTTGAGCCCTGTATAAATAAATGGGAGGTCTGTAAAGCAGCTAGGAAATACTGCCAATGATGTTTTAatattgggggttttttttcctgggtaaCAATGTGGTTTAAATTCTTCTACATAGTAGCGTAAGAGTGTAAACTCACACAGTTTGTACatgtgctggctgctgcagaaataaatCCAGATGGCCCCCATAATTTGTTATAATCTCTAAGTAATTCTGAGTACATTTTTAGGCAAAAGAA from Gavia stellata isolate bGavSte3 chromosome 2, bGavSte3.hap2, whole genome shotgun sequence includes these protein-coding regions:
- the ARV1 gene encoding protein ARV1, which produces MAALGAYRCIECNREAAELYRDYQRGVLRISICKSCQKPVDKYIEYDPVIILVNAVLCKAQAYRHILFNTKINIHGKLCIFCLLCEAYLRWLQLQDSSQNTDPDDLIRYAKEWDFYRMFGIASLEQTSFLLGIFISLWWMRPEMLKTKSDFILLLKALLLSSYGKLLLIPAVIWEHDYTPLCLAFIKVFVLISNSQAIRVTLNLNRMLPWLAIIFGLVLENGVVYLFQKMGWDF